Sequence from the Methanobrevibacter boviskoreani JH1 genome:
ACTACTTAAAGCTGTGGCTGTTGCAATACTTCCGGTAGTTGGTCCGAATTTATATCCTTTGTTTTGATGATTTCTACACATAAAGTAAATTATAGTATTTAAAAATAAAAAACTTATCTATTATTTTGGATTAAATAGTTTTATTTAAAATTAGTTTTTTTTATTGAGGGGTTAAAAAGTCCTTTTTTATTGAAAATTAGTAGTTTATTTGAAAAATAGTATTTTAAAAAATAATGAAATAGTATTATTAGATAAATTTATTGTAATCTATCTAATAATTCTGGAAGGCTAGGTGCACCAACAAATTCAACATGGTTATTAATTGCAATAGTAGGTACAGCCATAATTCCATAGTTTATAGCAGCTTCTCTGTTTTCATTATCTTCAATGTTACGGATTTCAACATCGAGGTCAGGTACTTGTTGTTTTGCTTCTTCTACAACTCTAATAGCACTTGGACAGTGAGGACAAGTTGATGAAACGAATACTTCTACTTTTGTCATTTATATCACCTAATTTTTTTTATTCACTTTTCTAGAATAAACATTTAACAAGTTTATCCGTTCGTAGTTAATAGAATTTTTATTCTATTAATAATTTTATATTTTCATATATAAAGGTTGCTGTTACTACTTAAATATTAGTCTATTTAGTGTATTGATTATATTGGTCTGTGATGTTAGACCTAAATAAAAAGTATTATCTGTACTATAGGTTTCAGTATCATAGGTAGATGGTAAACCTCCAAGTTTGACTGCAAGTTCTATTGCATCCTTTCTACTTCCCACATTGTCTACAAGTTTATTGTCCTTTGCTTGCTGTCCATCATATATTGAACCGTCTGCAACCTTATCAACTTCAGATTTAGACATGTTTCTATTTGCCGCTACATTGGATTTAAAACGGTCCGCATCATTATCAACAATAGTCTGTAACATTTTACTCTCATTGGAGTTTATGCTTTTATAATTTGCTCCGATATCTTTATACTCTCCACTTTTAATGG
This genomic interval carries:
- a CDS encoding MJ0307 family thioredoxin, which encodes MTKVEVFVSSTCPHCPSAIRVVEEAKQQVPDLDVEIRNIEDNENREAAINYGIMAVPTIAINNHVEFVGAPSLPELLDRLQ